In the Gemmatimonadaceae bacterium genome, GGATGCATCGCTGCTTACCGCGAGCCCGGTGGATCCCGAGCGTCTCGGCTACGTTGGCGCTCCGCATCGGGCCAACGTCGAGCTCCTGTGGCACCTGCTGGATGGCGGCTACGTGCCGGTCGTATCGCCAGTGAGTCGCAACGCGTGCGCTGGCGCCACAAGCGTGAATTCGTTAGGCAACGCCGCCGCGCTCAACGTCAATGGAGACGACGCCGCCGCGGCGCTTGCGGTGGCCCTGGCGGCCGGTGAGCTGCTGCTCGTCGCCGACGTTGAAGGTGTGATGTCCGATGGCGCGGTAATCCCACGCCTTCGAACGCCGGTTGCGCGCAATCTCATCGATGCCGGGACGGCGGCAGGCGGCATGCGCGCAAAGCTCGAGGCGGCGCTCTGCGCGATCGGCGGCGGCGTCGAGCGCGTTCGCATCGGCGATATTGCGGCGATCACCGATCCGACCCGCGGTACGCTGCTGCTCGATTGACCGCGGCGATCTCCTGATTCATCGCAGTCGCAGTGAGAAACTCTCGGAGAACTCATGACGGCACACGCTCCCGGTATCACGTTGAAAACAACACGGCCCATGCC is a window encoding:
- the argB gene encoding acetylglutamate kinase: MTNGTRVVKIGGRPQSDPALPGCLAKLWNGGSCPLVIVHGGGDEVTTLQRALGLEAQFVGGRRVTSQGDIDVVRMALSGSANKRLVASLVSSGVRALGLSGEDASLLTASPVDPERLGYVGAPHRANVELLWHLLDGGYVPVVSPVSRNACAGATSVNSLGNAAALNVNGDDAAAALAVALAAGELLLVADVEGVMSDGAVIPRLRTPVARNLIDAGTAAGGMRAKLEAALCAIGGGVERVRIGDIAAITDPTRGTLLLD